From Pirellulales bacterium:
TCGTGATGACGTCGAACATCGGCAGCCAGGAAATCCAGGAGCTGACGCGCAACGGCGCCAGCCAGGAGACGATTCGCGATGCCGTGCAACGAGAGCTCGAAGGCCGATTCCTGCCCGAGTTCTTGAACCGCGTCGACGAGGTCATCACCTTCCATCCGCTCGACGCCAAGCAGATTCGCAAGATCGTTGATCTGCAGGTCGAGCGTCTGCGTAAGCAGGTCGAGCACGCGGGGTTGCACCTGGAAGTGACCGACGCGGCTTTGGACGCTGTGTCCTTGATCGGCTACGACCCGATCTATGGTGCGCGACCGCTGAAGCGCGTGATCCAGCAAAAGCTACAGAATCCGCTGGCGACCGAGCTTTTGAAGGGGACTTACACCGAAGGGAGCACGGTGCGGATCGACTACGAAGATGGCGACTTCAAGTTCGAGCGAGTCGCCAGATCCGAGCCGGCCGAGGTTGGCTGAAATGCTTGTCGCCGAGGCGCTCCGTGCGCGAAATTCGCCTTTCGGGGGGATGCGTGCATGTAGCGCACCCTGCGAGCAAGCTGGTTACGAAACCACAATGTCCGACGAACCGACCCACCGGCCCGAAGCGCCAGCGAGGGACCTTATGGCCGATGCACATGAAGAACCCACGCTGGTGCGTCGGGCTGGTGTAAGTACTGCACCGCATCGCGCTCGTTAGCGATCGGCCTTGGTCAGTTGCCAGTTGGCGATGATGACGTCAGCACCGGGCGTGAGCTTGCGCAGCTTATCGGTGATGACCGGGCGTTCCGAGACCTTGGCCGTTTTGAGCTTCTTGGCCAGGTGGGCCAGCTTCTTGCGACGGTGACGCCGGCGCTTGATTTCCTTGTGGCGTTCGCTGATTCCACCCACCGTGAAAGCTCCTAGCCAAGGGCGTGCAATTGCTGGGAATGGCCCCGCCACCGCAGGGCGAGACCAGCCTTTGTAGCTCGGCCGCCGGAGCGCGTCAATCGCAGGAGAGTGCCGGTGGTGTCCTAGTTCTGCGTGCCAGTATGGTCTCGGGCCAGGAGTCGGCAGGCCTGTGCCGGTCGGCCTGAGCCGCGCCGCCGCGGGCGCCAGCTTTTAACGCTGCGCCTTTTTCAATTGGGCCTCGACCTCGGCGACTTTGCGGCGCTGGTCTTCGACTTCCGCGACCAGCTTGGCACGCGTCTCGTCCACGATGTGGTCGGCTTCGGCCAGACTCTCGCGCTGCGTGGCGACGTACTTCTGATCGTCCTCGTATTTTCGATCCTGACGGTCCGCCCCCGATTCGGCGAGCGACTGTTCGACTTTATCGACGTCCGCCTTCTGGATCCGCTCCTGTCCGGCCAGGTCGACCTTGAACCGATCGAATTCCAGGAGTGCTTTTTCGCGCTCGCCGAGTTTCTCCTTTTCCTTGGCGTACTGGGCGCGCAAGTCGCTCACGCTGGGCTTGCAGCCGGAGAACAGAACCAGGGCAACGACGATCCATAGTCTCATGGCGATCACCCTCGAAAGCAAATTCTCGCCCCGCTCATCCCCCGCAAAAAGCTCCTCGACTATTGATAATTCTAGCATCCCGCCCCCGCGATCCTGGGAAATGGCCAGATTGCCCTGCTGGGCGGGTATTGTGAAACCGAGAACAAGGGAGCCTATGACAGAGTGCATGCCACGGTGGTTTCCTTAGCGCGGGTCCCCGGCCGTGGCGCAATGATCCTCTCCCAGTTGCGTAACGTGTGGGTTGTTGCGGGAATTCTCTCTTCGCCCCCGAGCGGCCGGGTTTTGGCCCGACAAACACCTCGCATCAGGCACTTCGTTCTTGGGCCGGCG
This genomic window contains:
- a CDS encoding DUF6800 family protein, coding for MGGISERHKEIKRRRHRRKKLAHLAKKLKTAKVSERPVITDKLRKLTPGADVIIANWQLTKADR